GAGGTACAACAGTTGATCATTCAGTTTTACACGAAATACTTCAGCGACAACAACGAAAGAGTGCTTATCCTAGGAATCAACCCAGGTAGATATGGCGCTGGTATCACCGGCATCCCATTTACGGACCCAATCCGGTTGGCCGAAGATTGCAGCATTCCAAACGCATTTACTCCTAGGCCAGAACTCTCCTCCGTATTTATCTACGAAATGATTGCCGCCTTTGGTGGGCCCGAAAAGTTTTATGAGCAGTTCTATTTCAATTCGGTATGTCCGCTTGGGTTTACCCTCGATGGGAAGAATATTAATTACTACGATAACCGTGCCTTACAGAATGCACTAGACCCTTATATCGAGGAGCATATGAAAAGTCTAATCTCCTTGGGCCTTCGAACCGATGTTTGTTACTGTCTTGGAGAGGGGAAAAACTACCAGTATCTGAATAAACTGAATGAAACAAAGGGTTTCTTCCGGGAAATTATACCACTTTCGCATCCTCGGTTTATTATGCAGTATAAGCTGAAGACCAGAAATGACTATGTGGATCAATACATTAAATCGTTTGAAGAGCATCGATTTAAGATATTATCCCAATAAACCATAGTGAGTTATTGGTGTATAATGGGAAACTCAGAGGGAAATACCCATTTGTTTTCTCATATTGCAATGAGAAAAACAATCCGTTTCAGTCAGAAAAGCATCCTTTTGTCAAAAAAAATAAAAAAAACAGCGCAGTCTGCTTGTGTTAAACTTTGGTGTCAATATATTTGTAACGAACACACCCTAAACTATCAAATCTATGGTAAAGCGACACAAAGACAAACTGACTGAAAAACTTATCAAGGAAACCGCTAAGGAGGTATTCTTTGCAGAAGGAAAGTTTCATGCCACAACCCAGGAGATTGCCACTAAAGCCGGGGTTAATAGAGCTCTCATCCATTACTACTTCCGTACTAGGGAGCAACTTTTCGAGTTGGTGCTACAAGATGCACTCAACAACTTTGCCTCGCGCCTTACCGATGTAGTATCATCGGACGCACCCTTTAAAGAAAAGGTATCGTCATTTATTGAGATGTTCACCGAGGCCACAATGAAATATCCTTACGTGGATGTATTTATTGTTACCGAGATTAACCGCAATGAGAATCCTAAGTTTAGGATACTCTCCCCAGAACTCGAGAACCTCATGAAAGAGAAGTTTGTGCCTGAACTGAAGAAGGAAATTGCAAATGGTACTATTGATGAGATTTCCACAAGCCAATTTATTGTGAACCTTCTCTCTCTTTGCTCTTACCCGCTCATTGCAAAACCAATCATTGCAAACATGTTTAGTCTTAAACAACGAGAGTATAAGGCGTTTCTTAAGGAGAGAAAAAATATTATTTTAAACCTGATTTTTAAAGCTTAGCGCTGCGGTTACTGCAAAGCGACAATTACACATAGCAACAACACAATCCGGATAAATCATCGGAGTTGGGTTGTTGCTATTTTTGTCTGATTCTGGTTACCGTCAAAAAGGCGTTAATCTTAAGCAATAGTTTTATTCAATGCCATACAAAGGTTTTATTTTTGATTTTAATGGCACTCTCTTTTGGGATACTCCTCTGCACGATAAAGCATGGGGATTATTTCTGGAAAGGCATGGTTACTCACTCACCCATGAAGAGATGGCCCATGTAATTCATGGGAAAATGAATAAGGATATACTGCCTGCAATTTCCCAGAACCAACTAACACAGGAAAACATCGCCATGTATGCCGATGAAAAGGAACTCATATACAGAGAACTTTGCCTGCAGCACGGGATGACCCTTGCCCCTGGAGCTATAAATCTGCTGAACAATCTAGTAACCATGGGTGTGAGATGTGCCATAGCAACGGCTTCTCCTGCGGTTAATGTGCATTTCTATATTGAGCAATTTGGCCTGCATAAATGGTTTCGGTCCAACACCATAATATGCGACAATGGAGAATACCGTAGTAAACCCTTCCCCGATCTATTTATTGAAGCAGCAAAACAGATTAACCTTCCTCCCGATTTGTGCATAGTAGCAGAAGACTCGTTGGCAGGTCTTAAGGCAGCTATAAATGCACGCGCAGGTAAGATTTACTGTGTAGGACCTGCATCCATTATTACCGATTCGAGCGTTGAAACAATCTCCCACTTCGACCAAGTTGACCTTTCCCTTTTCTAAAGGATTAGCAAAGAATCCTTCGCTAATCCTTATCGAATATCCAAGAATGACCCACCCAACTATCAAAAGCATAAACACTAGAGGATGAATATCCATCCAAAAAATTGACTTTCTATTGTTATTGTTGTAAATTTACTGAATGGGGAAAATATTTTATCCCCACAACATTAACCCTAATTGCATACACCATGAAAAAAATTATGCTACTGCTGCTTTGCACTGCAATGCTTTTTACTGGATGCAAGAAGCATGAACCGACCGAAAAAACAATTTTAGGCTGGTGGACCCCCTACTACTTTATGCCCGAAAAACTAAATGGAAAAGTGAAAGTGGTAAAGGAACAAAACTACTGGGCTGTTTACGAAAATGGACAGATCATCAAAGGCGAACTGATTGCCGCATCTGAGAAAAAAAACATAGGATGGACCGACGACTTCGATGCCCTTTTCGACGAACAGGGGCAGATACTCAAATGTGACCTCTTAAATACTCAAGGAATCACAAGCGGAAGTTGGTTAATAACGCTCGATGAGGGTATCCCAACCATCGCCACCTGGCAAGAGCACGATTCAGTTACAACAACGGTTGCCATTAAGACGGACAAAAAAGGGAACATTGTGGAGACCAATTTTTATAGCGGCACTTCTAAAGAGTTGCTATACCGAACCGACTGGGTGTATGCAAAAAACAATGAATTCATTAGGGCAATTTGGTACGATACTCAGGGGAAACTTACGAAAAACAACCGATATACCTGGAACAGCGACGAACAAGTTACCGAAATAGAATCTTACACAGGAGCAGATTCCCTAGTCGTTAAATTTTCCATTGCTTATAACAAAAAAGGCTTCTCCAAAAAGCAGGAACGCATTGCCCCAAATGGACAGGCACTGAAAAAGGTTATGATAAAGTATGAATACGATGAGAATCTCAACTGGATTAGAGCCGTATTCTTCGAGGATGAAAAACCATTGGCCGTAGCCGAAAGAACCTACGAGTACTACTAATTGCCTTCCGAATAAAAAAAGTCCTCCTAAGGGGGACTTTTATTTTTCTACCCAACAATTGTAAGGGGTTTGTGCAATATTAGAGTTGTAATAGCGAATATCACTCGTTACCTCCTTCTCGACCCAGGTTGGCGATACAAAAGATTCGAGTTCACTGTCTAGCTCAATTTCAGCAATTATCAATCCTTCATTAGCACCAAGGAATTCGTCCACCTCCCAAGTTTTACCATAGACCTCAACTTTGTAGCGCACTTTTGACACTTCATTTGCCGAAAAGTTGTTTAATAGTTCTTCCGCCTCTTCCTGTGGAATTAAGTACTCATACTCCTGCCTTGTAGCTCCTCGACTAATCCCCTTAATGGTAAGATAACCATCGGTGTCGGTAAGCCTTACTCGGATAGTCTTTTCAGGATCGGAGAGGATGTAGCCCTGCCGAAGCAACTTTCCCGGACCCTTGTCAGCCTGATTCCACTTTTCCTTTATCACTAAAAACTTCCGTTCGATTTCTATTCCCATCGCGAGCAATCACTTATTTCATTCAACATAACGGCTTATAATACATACCAAATGTAAGTATTTATAACCAATATCAGAAAGAGGCAACTAAAACCAGTGGCCTCTTTTTTATGCTACTAGTTGGCAACATGATATCATTCGAATAGATGATCGTTCTCACTAAAAATACACTTTTAAAACCATACATTTAAGACCTTGAAATAGTAAACTAAACGCAAATGAAGAAGATAATCGCACCATTCCTACTGCTTGGCCTATTCGTAATTCTAATTTCGGCCAAGCCCATTCCCCAAACACCCGAGGAGATACTCTCCCAAATTTCGTTTGTGGATAGCTTTTCTCGGATCAAAAACGATAGCACTATGTTCGCCTCAACCTACGTGGTGTGGTTTAAGATGCCTATTGATCATAACGATCCCAACAGCCCCACATTCCCGCTCAAGGGTTACTATTCGCACCGCGATTTCAATAAGCCAATGGTGGTGGTAATTGATGGGTATGCCATGTATACCTCCCGCCCCAATGAGTTATCGCGTATTCTTGGCTCGAACCAGCTAACCATTGAGCACCGATTCTTCGACCAAAGCCGACCAAAAGATTCAATCCCCTGGTCGAAGCTCACCATTCGCCAGGCGGCAGCCGATGAGCACCAGATAATACAAGCCTTTAAGCAATACTACCATAAAAAATGGGCGTCTACCGGCATAAGCAAGAGCGGGCAAACCACTATCTTCCACCGAAGGTTTTATCCAAACGATGTAGACGTAAGCGTACCATACGTTGCACCGTTAAACCAATCGAATGAGGAACCACGGGTTTACTC
The Williamwhitmania taraxaci genome window above contains:
- a CDS encoding CYTH domain-containing protein; its protein translation is MGIEIERKFLVIKEKWNQADKGPGKLLRQGYILSDPEKTIRVRLTDTDGYLTIKGISRGATRQEYEYLIPQEEAEELLNNFSANEVSKVRYKVEVYGKTWEVDEFLGANEGLIIAEIELDSELESFVSPTWVEKEVTSDIRYYNSNIAQTPYNCWVEK
- a CDS encoding uracil-DNA glycosylase family protein, translating into MTFAAKIVEQNLTLVRPSGLPLGFKTLNPAEQKEVQQLIIQFYTKYFSDNNERVLILGINPGRYGAGITGIPFTDPIRLAEDCSIPNAFTPRPELSSVFIYEMIAAFGGPEKFYEQFYFNSVCPLGFTLDGKNINYYDNRALQNALDPYIEEHMKSLISLGLRTDVCYCLGEGKNYQYLNKLNETKGFFREIIPLSHPRFIMQYKLKTRNDYVDQYIKSFEEHRFKILSQ
- a CDS encoding HAD family hydrolase; translated protein: MPYKGFIFDFNGTLFWDTPLHDKAWGLFLERHGYSLTHEEMAHVIHGKMNKDILPAISQNQLTQENIAMYADEKELIYRELCLQHGMTLAPGAINLLNNLVTMGVRCAIATASPAVNVHFYIEQFGLHKWFRSNTIICDNGEYRSKPFPDLFIEAAKQINLPPDLCIVAEDSLAGLKAAINARAGKIYCVGPASIITDSSVETISHFDQVDLSLF
- a CDS encoding TetR/AcrR family transcriptional regulator — translated: MVKRHKDKLTEKLIKETAKEVFFAEGKFHATTQEIATKAGVNRALIHYYFRTREQLFELVLQDALNNFASRLTDVVSSDAPFKEKVSSFIEMFTEATMKYPYVDVFIVTEINRNENPKFRILSPELENLMKEKFVPELKKEIANGTIDEISTSQFIVNLLSLCSYPLIAKPIIANMFSLKQREYKAFLKERKNIILNLIFKA